A window of Macrotis lagotis isolate mMagLag1 chromosome X, bilby.v1.9.chrom.fasta, whole genome shotgun sequence contains these coding sequences:
- the PHF8 gene encoding histone lysine demethylase PHF8 isoform X3, translating to MSAPTAEPPASGGQLCPPRGARAQERAQARAQARAKMASPPVYCLCRLPYDVTRFMIECDLCQDWFHGSCVGVEEEKAADIDLYHCPNCEVLHGPSIMKRRRGAPKVQELMTSKEAGKTVQTGSPMFIRELRGRPFRSADEVILKPTGAQLTVEYLEENSFSVPILVLRKDGLGMTLPSPAFTVREVEYYVGSDKEIDVIDVIRQADCKMKLGDFVHYYCSGKREKVLNVISLEFSDTRLSNLVETPKIVRKLSWVENLWPEESVFERPSVQKYCLMGVRDSYTDFHIDFGGTSVWYHVLRGEKVFYLIRPTPANLSLFECWSSSSNQREMFFGDQVDMCYKCSVKQGQTLFIPTGWIHAVLTPVDCLAFGGNFLHSLNIEMQLKAYEIEKRLSTADLFRFPNFETICWYVGKHILDIFRGLRENRRHPAAYLVHGAKALNLAFRSWTKKEALPEHEAEIPENVRTVQLIKDLAKEIRLVEDIFHQNMGKTGSPFGLQRTGPASSTPATKPAPGPPTSTARLSPASKANSKKRSSRAKVEAGKKPERKGRENVAVVDPCELDLSLLDKYTRQALKAGSPPKGQFLITNTCLAPPEEELDLDPDPDLDLDLEPDIEESQVTAVLANGKAASDKKVKVSARSRNSKSTARRGAKTKLQIKGEFDLDSEEDLQIDETPRKEKKALIPRKKLPKFPRKLPRAKPCSDPNRIREPGEVEFDIEEDYTTDEDLAEGVEAQLGPSTGTAGILDLLKASRQVGGPDSTTLNEAPASPSTQEAIQGMLCMANLRSSSASPSASSLQAWWAAGQEGGGSSGSGISARGKTDGLSAPANQRAISKRTGKQPAQQKVESEEEEEEEAEASLDDEQESLGACFKDAEYIYPSLESDDDDPALKSRPRKRKSTDDAPWSPKVGPTAWESNLELLEDESLDCPTVGPGLSGIRTWKEDRPCLTIVFGCAVIMVLEQISSKTSSLAKPE from the exons ATGTCCGCGCCAACCGCGGAGCCGCCGGCCTCCGGTGGCCAGCTCTGTCCCCCGCGGGGGGCGCGGGCCCAGGAGCGGGCCCAGGCGCGGGCCCAGGCGCGGGCCAAGATGGCCTCCCCGCCGGTGTACTGCTTGTGCCGGCTGCCTTACGACGTGACCCGCTTCATGATCGAGTGCGACCTGTGCCAGGACTGGTTCCATGGAAG TTGTGTTGGTGTAGAAGAGGAGAAGGCAGCCGACATTGACCTCTACCACTGCCCCAATTGTGAGGTCCTCCATGGGCCTTCTATTA TGAAAAGGCGCCGAGGAGCTCCAAAGGTGCAGGAACTGATGACAAGCAAAGAAGCAGGGAAAACAGTGCAGACTGGGAGCCCTATGTTCATCCGGGAGCTCCGAGGAAGACCTTTCCGCAG tgcCGATGAGGTGATCTTGAAGCCCACAGGGGCCCAGCTGACAGTGGAGTATTTGGAGGAGAACAGCTTCAGTGTGCCTATTTTGGTGCTGAGGAAGGATGGTCTGGGGATGACTTTGCCCTCCCCAGCATTCACTGTGAGGGAAGTGGAGTATTATGTGG GTTCTGACAAAGAGATCGATGTTATTGATGTCATCCGTCAAGCCGATTGCAAGATGAAACTCGGGGACTTTGTGCATTATTACTGCAGTGGCAAAAGGGAGAAAGTCCTCAATGTCATCAGCCTCGAGTTTTCTGATACCAG GCTTTCGAATCTCGTGGAGACCCCAAAGATTGTCCGGAAGCTCTCCTGGGTGGAGAACTTATGGCCTGAGGAATCTGTGTTTGAACGACCTAGTGTGCAAAAGTATTGCCTCATGGGTGTGCGGGACAGCTATACGGACTTCCACATTGACTTTGGTGGCACTTCTGTATGGTATCATGTGCTCAGG ggtGAGAAAGTTTTCTACCTAATCCGCCCCACCCCAGCAAACCTGTCCTTGTTCGAATGCTGGAGCAGCTCCTCCAACCAGCGAGAGATGTTCTTTGGGGACCAGGTGGACATGTGCTACAAGTGCTCCGTGAAGCAGGGCCAGACACTCTTCATTCCCACAG GTTGGATCCATGCGGTGCTGACGCCTGTGGACTGCCTTGCCTTTGGAGGGAACTTCCTACATAGCCTCAACATCGAGATGCAGCTCAA GGCCTATGAGATTGAGAAGAGACTGAGTACAGCTGACCTCTTTAGGTTCCCCAATTTTGAGACCATTTGTTGGTACGTGGGAAAGCACATTCTGGACATCTTCCGAG GGTTACGAGAGAACAGGAGACACCCTGCTGCCTATCTGGTCCATGGAGCCAAAGCCTTGAACTTGGCCTTCAGGTCTTGGACTAAGAAAGAG GCTCTGCCAGAGCATGAAGCTGAGATCCCTGAGAACGTGCGGACTGTCCAACTTATCAAAGATCTAGCCAAGGAGATTCGTCTGGTAGAG GATATTTTCCATCAGAACATGGGAAAGACCGGCAGCCCCTTTGGCCTCCAGAGGACCGGCCCAGCCAGCAGCACTCCAGCCACCAAGCCAGCCCCTGGCCCTCCAACCTCCACTGCCAGGCTTTCCCCAGCCTCCAAAGCCAATTCCAAAAAGAGAAGCTCCCGGGCCAAGGTGGAGGCTGGGAAGAAACCAGAACGCAAAGGGAGAGAGAACGTGGCCGTGGTGGATCCTTGTGAGCTGGACCTCAGTCTGCTAGACAAATATACACGGCAGGCACTGAAGGCGGGCAGTCCTCCCAAAGGCCAG TTTCTGATCACCAACACCTGCCTGGCTCCCCCAGAAGAAGAGTTGGACCTGGACCCAGACCCAGATCTAGACTTAGACCTGGAACCTGACATTGAAGAGAGCCAAGTTACAGCAGTGTTGGCCAATGGCAAAGCAGCAAG TGACAAGAAGGTGAAGGTCTCAGCCAGGTCCCGGAATTCTAAGAGCACGGCAAGAAGGGGAGCTAAGACCAAACTGCAGATCAAAGGAGAGTTTGACCTGGATTCTGAGGAAGACCTACAGATTGATGAGACTCCTCGGAAGGAGAAGAAGGCACTAATACCCAGGAAGAAGTTACCTA AATTCCCCCGCAAGTTGCCTCGTGCCAAGCCCTGCTCTGACCCCAACCGAATCCGGGAACCAGGGGAGGTAGAGTTTGACATTGAG GAGGACTATACAACAGATGAGGACCTGGCAGAAGGAGTGGAAGCCCAGCTTGGGCCCAGCACTGGAACCGCAGGGATTCTAGATCTGCTCAAGGCCAGCAGGCAGGTGGGGGGACCTGACTCTACAACCCTCAA tgAGGCCCCTGCATCTCCCAGCACCCAAGAAGCTATCCAGGGGATGCTGTGCATGGCAAACTTGCGGTCCTCCTCAGCCTCCCCCTCAGCCTCTAGCCTTCAGGCCTGGTGGGCTGCAGGGCAGGAGGGTGGGGGCAGCAGTGGCAGTGGCATCTCTGCTCGTGGGAAGACTGATGGCCTCAGCGCCCCAGCCAACCAGCGGGCCATCAGCAAGCGAACTGGGAAACAGCCAGCCCAACAGAAAGTGGAaagtgaggaagaggaagaagaggaagctgaggccagCCTAGATGATGAACAGGAAAGCCTAGGGGCCTGCTTCAAGGATGCTGAATACA TCTATCCATCTCTAGAGTCAGATGACGATGACCCTGCTTTGAAGTCACGCCCCCGGAAGAGAAAGAGCACAGATGATGCTCCCTGGAGCCCCAAAG TTGGGCCAACTGCttgggaaagcaatttggaattattagaAGACGAGTCACTAGATTGTCCCACTGTGGGACCAGGCTTATCTGGAATCAGAACCTGGAAGGAAGATAGGCCCTGCTTGACCATAGTCTTTGGATGTGCTGTTATCATGGTGTTGGAACAAATCAGCTCTAAGACCAGTTCCTTAGCTAAG